Proteins co-encoded in one Listeria ivanovii subsp. ivanovii genomic window:
- a CDS encoding bifunctional tRNA lysidine(34) synthetase TilS/hypoxanthine phosphoribosyltransferase HprT has translation MDDIEKRVHKYIEKHDLIWSNDKLLVAVSGGPDSLALLHFLQTANLVPKEAISVAHLNHGLRENAVKEQFIVQTYCEKYDIPFFMEKINVNERAKSLHKGIEETARIARYEFFEKIMAKENINKLVLAHHADDQIETILMRLVRGSSSIGWSGIQPKRSIRGGYAIRPFLTITKSEIIEYANKHELAYEIDESNSSPKYTRNRYREEVLPFLTKENPAVYNHFERFSEETSEDFQFLEDLANELLKKNLIKNAEQTTLLLSNFKNEANPLQRRAIHLLLRYLYNEDASLITVNHIYQIIQMIQSDNPSSSLNLPKKLVVKRSYNELHFQFGDRRAPTEFYHQLELNDHIELENKASIRLKLKSSVVQTNGLNGMLLDAADITLPLIVRNRVNGDRMTMKGQTGSKKLKDIFIDAKIPRQERDNLPVITDYTGKILWIPGVKKSGYDREFSRSKKQYIIRYTRNIGGNESMHNDIQKVLISEDELQEKIRELGRELTTEYEGRNPLVVGVLKGATPFMTDLLKRVDTYLEMDFMDVSSYGNGTVSSGEVKIIKDLNASVEGRDVLVIEDIIDSGRTLSYLVDLIKYRKAKSVKLVTLLDKPAGRNVAIEADYVGFVVPNEFVVGYGLDYAERYRNLPYIGILKPEIYSE, from the coding sequence ATGGATGACATCGAAAAACGAGTACATAAGTATATCGAGAAACATGACTTAATCTGGTCCAACGACAAATTGCTTGTGGCAGTTTCTGGCGGCCCGGATTCTTTGGCGTTACTGCATTTTTTGCAAACGGCTAATCTGGTCCCAAAAGAAGCTATTTCTGTAGCTCATCTCAATCATGGGTTAAGAGAAAACGCAGTAAAAGAGCAATTTATCGTTCAAACATACTGTGAAAAATATGACATTCCTTTCTTTATGGAAAAGATAAATGTGAATGAACGCGCCAAAAGCTTACATAAAGGTATTGAAGAAACAGCGCGTATAGCAAGATATGAGTTTTTTGAAAAGATAATGGCGAAAGAAAACATCAACAAACTAGTGCTAGCCCATCATGCGGATGATCAAATCGAAACCATCCTCATGCGACTAGTTCGTGGGAGCTCCAGTATTGGTTGGTCAGGAATTCAGCCAAAACGTAGCATACGAGGCGGTTATGCAATTCGGCCCTTTTTAACAATTACAAAATCAGAAATTATCGAATACGCTAATAAGCACGAGTTAGCTTACGAAATAGATGAATCTAATTCTAGCCCGAAATACACTAGAAACCGTTACCGGGAAGAGGTCCTACCATTTCTAACCAAAGAAAATCCAGCTGTTTACAACCATTTTGAAAGATTTTCTGAAGAAACAAGTGAAGATTTTCAGTTTTTGGAAGACTTAGCGAACGAATTGCTGAAGAAAAACCTTATCAAAAATGCTGAGCAGACAACACTTTTACTTAGTAACTTTAAAAATGAAGCGAATCCTTTACAACGTCGCGCAATTCATTTACTATTGAGATATCTGTACAATGAGGATGCTAGTTTAATAACGGTAAATCATATCTATCAGATTATCCAGATGATTCAAAGTGACAACCCATCTAGTTCACTTAATTTGCCCAAAAAACTCGTCGTCAAAAGATCTTACAACGAACTCCACTTTCAATTCGGAGACAGACGAGCGCCCACTGAGTTTTATCATCAACTAGAACTAAATGATCACATTGAATTAGAAAACAAAGCAAGTATCCGTTTAAAGCTAAAGAGCTCCGTTGTTCAAACCAATGGGCTAAACGGAATGCTACTGGATGCAGCGGATATTACACTTCCTTTAATCGTCCGAAATCGTGTGAATGGGGATAGAATGACGATGAAAGGCCAAACAGGTAGCAAGAAACTAAAAGATATTTTCATCGATGCCAAAATACCAAGGCAAGAACGCGACAATCTGCCCGTGATAACAGACTACACTGGGAAGATTCTTTGGATCCCCGGCGTGAAAAAGTCTGGATATGACCGAGAATTTAGTCGTAGCAAAAAGCAGTACATTATTAGGTACACTCGAAATATAGGAGGAAACGAGAGCATGCATAATGATATTCAGAAAGTACTGATATCGGAGGACGAATTACAGGAAAAGATTCGTGAACTTGGTCGTGAGTTGACAACGGAATATGAAGGACGTAATCCGCTTGTAGTTGGCGTATTAAAAGGGGCAACTCCTTTTATGACAGATTTACTTAAGCGCGTAGACACATACTTAGAAATGGACTTCATGGATGTATCCAGTTACGGAAATGGCACAGTATCGTCTGGAGAAGTGAAAATAATTAAAGACCTTAATGCATCAGTAGAAGGTCGCGATGTGCTAGTAATTGAAGATATCATTGATAGCGGTCGTACACTTAGTTATTTAGTAGACCTTATTAAATATCGCAAAGCAAAATCAGTAAAATTGGTTACTTTGTTAGATAAACCAGCAGGACGAAACGTGGCAATTGAAGCAGACTACGTAGGCTTTGTAGTACCAAACGAATTTGTTGTTGGTTACGGTTTAGATTATGCAGAGCGTTATCGCAATCTACCATATATAGGTATTTTAAAACCAGAAATTTATAGCGAGTGA
- the ftsH gene encoding ATP-dependent zinc metalloprotease FtsH, translated as MNRFFRNAIFYVIIFLVIIGIVASFNSNKEAAKDISYTEFMSKLEDGKVKSLTIQPDRSVYTIKGEFKSSDKSSSDDKKTGLGQSKTSSTAFTTYALNSDTSLEELQTAVSKEDVKMEVEPAKQNSGWVTFLTSIVPFVIIFILFFFLMSQSQGGGGGKVMSFGKSKAKLYNDDKKKVRFTDVAGADEEKQELVEVVEFLKDPRKFAELGARIPKGVLLVGPPGTGKTLLARAVAGEAGVPFFSISGSDFVEMFVGVGASRVRDLFENAKKNAPCIIFIDEIDAVGRQRGAGMGGGHDEREQTLNQLLVEMDGFGGNEGIIIIAATNRADVLDPALLRPGRFDRQIMVDRPDVKGREAVLRVHARNKPLAKSVDLKAIAQRTPGFSGADLENLLNEAALVAARSDKKEIDMSDLDEASDRVIAGPAKKNRVISEKERRTVAYHEGGHVIVGMVLDEAEVVHKVTIVPRGQAGGYAVMLPKEDRFLMTKAELMDRITGLLGGRVAEEVTFGEVTTGASNDFERATELARRMVTEWGMSDKIGPLQFTSGNGQVFMGRDFGNDKGYSDKIAYEIDTEVQSLIRYCYDRAKTIITEHQEQHKLIAETLLKVETLDARQIRSLFDDGVMPPDIDTIDAEVEYPSEKEDELAGKSFEEEKEDLIQDENAVEKQDEPKEVPSEDAPNIEQTPNDKKDE; from the coding sequence ATGAACAGGTTTTTTAGAAATGCAATATTTTATGTCATCATATTCCTTGTTATAATCGGAATCGTTGCATCGTTCAATTCAAATAAAGAGGCAGCGAAAGATATTAGCTATACGGAATTTATGAGTAAACTAGAAGATGGTAAAGTTAAATCACTAACCATACAGCCAGACCGAAGTGTTTATACAATCAAAGGGGAATTCAAATCAAGCGACAAAAGTTCTTCTGATGATAAGAAAACTGGTCTAGGACAAAGTAAAACAAGTAGTACAGCTTTCACAACGTATGCTTTAAATAGCGATACTTCGCTGGAAGAATTACAAACTGCAGTATCTAAAGAAGATGTGAAAATGGAAGTAGAACCTGCTAAGCAAAATAGCGGTTGGGTTACTTTCTTAACTTCCATCGTTCCATTTGTAATCATCTTTATCCTATTCTTCTTCCTAATGAGCCAGTCTCAAGGCGGTGGCGGTGGTAAAGTGATGAGCTTTGGTAAAAGCAAAGCCAAACTTTACAATGACGATAAGAAGAAAGTTCGCTTTACTGATGTAGCAGGAGCGGACGAAGAGAAACAAGAATTAGTAGAAGTGGTAGAATTCCTAAAAGATCCGCGTAAATTTGCCGAACTGGGAGCTCGTATTCCGAAAGGTGTCCTTTTAGTAGGTCCTCCGGGTACTGGTAAAACTTTGCTAGCTCGTGCAGTTGCAGGTGAAGCAGGCGTGCCATTCTTCTCCATTTCAGGATCTGACTTTGTAGAAATGTTTGTCGGAGTTGGTGCAAGCCGTGTCCGTGATTTATTCGAAAATGCAAAGAAAAATGCTCCATGTATCATTTTCATTGATGAAATTGATGCAGTTGGTCGTCAACGTGGTGCAGGAATGGGGGGCGGTCATGATGAACGTGAACAAACCCTAAACCAATTACTAGTTGAAATGGATGGTTTTGGCGGTAACGAAGGAATTATCATTATTGCCGCAACTAACCGTGCCGACGTACTTGACCCTGCACTTCTTCGTCCAGGACGTTTTGACCGTCAAATTATGGTTGATCGCCCAGACGTTAAAGGTCGTGAAGCAGTACTTCGTGTCCATGCTCGCAACAAACCACTTGCGAAAAGCGTTGATTTAAAAGCAATCGCACAACGTACACCGGGATTTTCTGGTGCCGATTTAGAAAACTTACTAAATGAAGCAGCCTTAGTTGCCGCTCGTTCTGATAAAAAAGAAATTGATATGAGCGATTTAGATGAAGCAAGTGACCGCGTAATTGCTGGACCTGCTAAGAAAAATCGTGTCATTTCTGAAAAAGAACGCCGTACAGTTGCGTATCATGAAGGTGGTCACGTAATCGTCGGAATGGTTCTTGATGAAGCAGAAGTAGTGCATAAAGTTACGATCGTCCCTCGTGGACAAGCTGGTGGTTATGCAGTAATGCTTCCAAAAGAAGATAGATTCCTAATGACGAAAGCCGAGTTGATGGACCGTATCACTGGTTTGCTTGGTGGACGTGTAGCCGAAGAAGTTACGTTTGGTGAAGTGACAACTGGTGCTAGTAATGACTTCGAACGTGCAACTGAACTTGCTCGTCGCATGGTAACTGAGTGGGGTATGAGTGATAAGATTGGACCACTTCAATTTACTTCTGGTAATGGTCAAGTATTCATGGGCCGCGATTTCGGTAATGATAAAGGTTATTCCGACAAAATCGCTTACGAAATCGATACAGAAGTTCAAAGCTTAATTCGCTACTGTTATGACCGCGCTAAAACAATCATTACTGAACACCAGGAACAACACAAACTTATCGCGGAAACATTACTAAAAGTAGAAACTTTAGATGCTCGCCAAATTCGTTCCCTATTTGATGACGGTGTAATGCCTCCAGATATTGATACGATTGACGCGGAAGTAGAGTATCCTTCTGAAAAAGAAGATGAACTAGCTGGAAAATCTTTTGAAGAAGAAAAAGAAGATTTAATACAGGATGAAAATGCAGTTGAAAAGCAAGATGAACCAAAAGAGGTTCCTTCAGAAGATGCTCCGAATATTGAGCAAACTCCAAACGATAAAAAAGACGAATAA
- a CDS encoding S1 domain-containing RNA-binding protein — MSIEVGNKLQGKVTGITNFGAFVELEGGKTGLVHISEVADNYVKDINDILTVGDEVTVKVMNIGDDGKIGLSIRKAVDRPDRPEKSYDRKPKYSKKTAGNYVKPAESFEDIMSKFLKDSDERLTTIKRQTESKRGGRGAKRG, encoded by the coding sequence ATGTCGATCGAAGTAGGCAACAAGTTACAAGGGAAAGTTACTGGGATTACTAATTTTGGAGCATTTGTGGAGTTAGAAGGGGGCAAAACAGGTTTAGTCCATATTAGTGAGGTTGCAGATAACTATGTTAAGGATATTAATGACATCCTAACTGTAGGGGATGAAGTTACTGTCAAAGTAATGAATATTGGTGATGATGGGAAGATTGGTCTGTCCATTCGTAAAGCGGTAGATCGTCCGGACCGCCCAGAAAAAAGTTATGATCGTAAACCAAAATACAGCAAAAAAACTGCTGGAAACTATGTAAAACCAGCCGAGAGCTTTGAAGATATAATGTCTAAATTCTTGAAAGATAGTGACGAAAGATTAACAACTATCAAACGCCAAACAGAATCCAAACGTGGTGGCCGAGGCGCGAAACGGGGCTAA
- the cysK gene encoding cysteine synthase A, with translation MTIVNSITDLIGKTPIVKLNRLPETGSADVYVKLEFQNPGGSVKDRIANAMIEDAEKSGALKPGDTIIEPTSGNTGIGLAMVAAAKGYQAIFVMPETMSLERRKLLQAYGAKLVLTPGPDGMKGAIAKAEELAKENNYFVPQQFHNPANPAVHEETTGPEIVEEFGKDGLDAFIAGVGTGGTVTGVGHVLKKNYPDVKIYALEPEESPVLSGGSPSPHKIQGIGAGFVPDTLDTKVYDGILKVSSEDALETAREVAKKEGILVGISSGATIKAALDLAKELGAGKKVLAIVASNGERYLSTPLYNFED, from the coding sequence ATGACAATTGTAAATTCAATAACTGATTTAATTGGAAAGACACCTATTGTAAAACTTAACCGCTTACCAGAAACAGGTAGCGCAGATGTATATGTAAAACTAGAATTCCAAAATCCAGGTGGCAGCGTGAAGGACCGTATTGCAAATGCGATGATTGAAGACGCTGAAAAGTCTGGTGCTTTAAAACCAGGCGATACAATTATTGAGCCAACAAGCGGAAACACTGGGATTGGTCTTGCGATGGTTGCAGCAGCGAAAGGTTACCAAGCGATCTTCGTAATGCCTGAAACAATGAGTTTAGAACGTCGCAAATTACTTCAAGCATATGGCGCGAAATTAGTATTAACGCCAGGACCAGACGGTATGAAAGGCGCTATTGCCAAGGCAGAGGAGTTAGCGAAAGAAAATAATTATTTTGTTCCACAACAATTCCATAATCCAGCAAATCCAGCTGTTCATGAAGAAACAACTGGTCCAGAAATCGTCGAAGAGTTCGGTAAAGATGGTCTGGATGCTTTTATCGCAGGCGTTGGAACCGGTGGAACAGTAACCGGTGTAGGACATGTACTTAAGAAAAATTATCCTGATGTAAAAATTTACGCACTAGAGCCGGAAGAATCTCCAGTACTTAGTGGTGGATCCCCATCCCCACATAAAATCCAAGGAATTGGTGCTGGCTTTGTCCCGGATACACTAGATACAAAAGTCTATGATGGTATTTTAAAAGTTTCTAGTGAAGATGCTTTAGAAACAGCGCGTGAAGTAGCCAAAAAAGAAGGTATTCTGGTTGGTATTTCTTCAGGAGCAACAATTAAAGCTGCACTTGATTTAGCTAAAGAACTTGGAGCAGGAAAAAAAGTTCTAGCTATCGTTGCAAGTAATGGTGAACGCTACTTAAGTACACCGCTTTATAATTTTGAAGATTAA
- the folB gene encoding dihydroneopterin aldolase has product MDKIYLNELAFYGYHGVLSEENKLGQKFSVSLILGLSTKNAGNSDDVNDTVSYADVYETVKTIVEGKPFNLIEALAEKIAIEVLKNYPLLKEVTVKLIKPNPPIPGHYHSVAVEIERKRSELNG; this is encoded by the coding sequence TTGGATAAAATATACTTAAATGAACTAGCATTTTATGGTTATCATGGTGTTTTGTCAGAAGAAAATAAGCTGGGTCAAAAATTTAGCGTATCATTAATCCTTGGTCTTTCAACAAAAAATGCAGGGAATTCTGATGATGTAAACGATACTGTTAGCTATGCAGATGTCTATGAAACGGTGAAAACAATAGTAGAAGGAAAACCGTTTAATTTAATTGAGGCACTTGCGGAAAAAATTGCAATAGAAGTTTTAAAGAATTATCCGCTTCTTAAGGAAGTGACGGTGAAATTAATTAAACCTAATCCGCCAATTCCAGGACATTATCATTCTGTGGCAGTGGAAATCGAACGAAAAAGAAGTGAACTGAATGGCTAA
- the folP gene encoding dihydropteroate synthase, with amino-acid sequence MKKWKKDHLGMVMGILNVTPDSFSDGGKYMNVEKAVARAVQMAEDGAAIIDVGGISTRPGFSEVSQNEELTRIIPVIKAIREKLPDIWISVDTWRAAVAEQAVLAGADMINDQWGAKKEPEIAQIAAQYNVPICLMHNRENAQYENFLEDVKTDLLESVAIAKAASVPDEHIILDPGFGFVKTPAQNLEVLRRIDEIVALGYEVLLGTSRKSTIGLILGGSPDDRMEGTGATAVYGFAKGCTITRVHDVLPIARMIRMTDAITGKLDITKL; translated from the coding sequence TTGAAAAAATGGAAAAAGGACCATTTAGGTATGGTCATGGGAATTTTAAATGTTACACCAGACTCTTTTTCGGATGGTGGTAAGTATATGAATGTAGAAAAAGCTGTTGCTCGTGCTGTGCAAATGGCTGAGGATGGTGCGGCAATCATTGATGTTGGCGGAATATCTACGCGACCTGGTTTTTCAGAAGTCTCTCAAAATGAAGAATTAACGAGAATTATCCCGGTTATTAAAGCGATAAGAGAAAAATTGCCAGATATATGGATATCAGTGGACACATGGCGAGCGGCAGTTGCTGAACAAGCTGTTTTGGCCGGGGCTGATATGATAAATGACCAGTGGGGCGCGAAAAAAGAACCGGAAATTGCACAAATTGCAGCTCAGTATAATGTTCCAATCTGTTTAATGCACAACCGAGAAAATGCTCAATATGAAAACTTTTTAGAAGACGTGAAAACGGATCTTTTGGAAAGTGTGGCAATTGCAAAGGCTGCTTCTGTACCAGATGAACATATTATATTGGATCCGGGATTTGGATTTGTTAAGACGCCAGCACAAAATTTAGAAGTTTTGCGACGGATAGACGAAATTGTTGCGCTTGGGTATGAAGTTTTACTAGGAACAAGTCGAAAATCAACCATTGGCCTAATTTTAGGAGGATCACCTGACGATAGAATGGAAGGTACTGGAGCTACCGCGGTTTACGGTTTTGCAAAAGGGTGTACAATTACACGAGTGCATGATGTCTTGCCGATTGCTCGAATGATTCGGATGACAGATGCGATTACTGGGAAGTTAGATATAACGAAATTATAA
- a CDS encoding polysaccharide biosynthesis protein gives MSERSMKRLMKGAAWLTAASLISKILSAVYRVPFQNMVGDVGFYIFQQVYPIYGIAMTLALGGFPVVISKMLAEANGDLRRQQIIMRAVFRMLRIISITMFIFLFLFADLIAMMMGDVALSELIRVISFVFLLMPYLAFMRGFFQSTGEMVPTAISQTVEQIIRVAIILLGAGLALNMGLDLYDTGSMAMSGAIFGGISGIFVLRHFYNKKLASGQGLQPAVFAEKQEKIGIGRDFLRQSMAICVVSSMLILFQLVDSFQVYRLMSDSGIPDFIAKSLKGIYDRGQPILQLGLVLSTGLALALVPMITAARVQDQQKELKRSILLAIKITLILSGAETVGLIVIMRPLNQMLFQTPNGTFVLQLFMPAVFLSSLIVMLSSILQGVGKIIVPAIGVGIGLVVKWVTGSVLIPHYATVGASISTCIGLAVVLLICYVSLKETIRVPFVEKSMLLRLIAALILMAIIPCLIEWLVPFETRLGSAFQAIISALLGGGVFLVFALRYKLLGPKDFVFLPFGSKLLALSKLVARK, from the coding sequence GTGTCTGAACGTTCCATGAAGCGTCTAATGAAAGGAGCAGCTTGGCTAACTGCTGCCTCGCTTATCTCTAAAATACTTAGCGCAGTTTACCGAGTTCCTTTTCAAAATATGGTTGGCGATGTCGGGTTTTATATTTTTCAACAAGTCTACCCGATATACGGGATTGCAATGACCCTTGCTTTAGGCGGCTTTCCCGTTGTTATCTCTAAAATGTTAGCTGAAGCAAATGGTGATTTAAGACGACAGCAAATTATTATGCGTGCTGTCTTTAGGATGCTTCGAATTATAAGTATCACTATGTTCATCTTCTTATTCTTATTCGCTGACTTGATAGCAATGATGATGGGAGATGTAGCGCTTTCCGAGCTTATTCGAGTAATTAGTTTCGTCTTTTTGCTAATGCCGTATCTTGCTTTTATGCGTGGTTTCTTTCAAAGCACTGGAGAGATGGTGCCAACTGCAATATCTCAGACTGTAGAACAAATTATCCGTGTTGCAATTATCCTTCTCGGTGCAGGATTAGCGCTCAATATGGGGCTGGATTTATATGACACGGGATCAATGGCGATGAGTGGTGCTATTTTTGGGGGTATTTCTGGAATCTTCGTGTTGCGTCACTTTTACAATAAAAAACTGGCATCGGGTCAAGGGTTGCAACCAGCTGTATTTGCTGAGAAACAAGAGAAAATCGGTATTGGCCGTGATTTCCTTCGTCAGAGTATGGCGATTTGCGTCGTCAGTTCGATGTTGATTTTATTCCAACTAGTTGATTCCTTCCAAGTTTACCGTTTAATGAGTGATTCAGGTATTCCAGACTTCATAGCAAAATCACTTAAAGGAATATACGACCGCGGTCAGCCAATTTTACAACTTGGTCTCGTGCTTTCGACTGGACTTGCTCTTGCACTCGTTCCAATGATTACCGCAGCAAGAGTTCAAGACCAACAAAAAGAATTAAAACGGTCAATACTATTAGCTATTAAAATCACACTCATTCTCTCAGGAGCGGAAACAGTCGGATTAATTGTCATTATGCGCCCCTTAAATCAAATGCTCTTCCAAACACCAAACGGAACTTTCGTCTTGCAATTATTTATGCCGGCGGTTTTTCTCAGTTCTTTAATTGTGATGTTAAGCAGTATATTACAAGGGGTTGGAAAAATTATCGTTCCAGCTATTGGTGTTGGTATCGGACTTGTTGTAAAATGGGTTACAGGAAGCGTATTGATTCCACACTACGCAACAGTAGGTGCATCCATATCGACATGTATTGGTTTAGCAGTAGTTTTGCTAATCTGTTACGTTTCATTAAAAGAAACCATCCGCGTACCGTTTGTTGAAAAATCAATGCTCCTTAGGCTTATCGCTGCCTTAATATTAATGGCAATAATTCCATGCCTAATAGAATGGTTAGTTCCGTTTGAAACAAGACTTGGAAGTGCGTTTCAAGCAATAATTAGTGCACTGCTCGGTGGTGGGGTTTTTCTCGTTTTTGCATTGAGATACAAATTGCTCGGACCGAAAGATTTCGTTTTCCTTCCATTTGGCTCTAAATTACTAGCGCTTAGCAAACTTGTGGCGCGAAAATAA
- the hslO gene encoding Hsp33 family molecular chaperone HslO — translation MSDYLVKALAYDGMARVYAAVTTETIKEAQRRHDTWSVSSAALGRTMTGTLFLGAMQKEDQKITVKIEGDGPIGPIVADSNAQGQIRGFVTNPHVHFSELNEAGKLDVRRGVGTSGMLSVVKDLGFGENFTGQTPIVSGEIGEDFTYYLATSEQINSSVGVGVLVNPDDSIEAAGGFMLQLLPGATDEIIDEIEKNLTTLPTVSRMIEAGETPETILVKLAGGEEKLQILEKIPVAFECNCSKERFGSAIISLGKEEIRSMIEEDHGAEAECHFCRNTYDFSEQELEKLYEEAK, via the coding sequence ATGAGTGATTATTTAGTAAAAGCGCTAGCCTATGATGGGATGGCACGTGTATATGCAGCAGTAACAACAGAAACAATCAAAGAAGCGCAAAGAAGACATGACACTTGGTCCGTTTCTTCCGCAGCGCTTGGTAGAACAATGACTGGAACATTATTTCTCGGAGCGATGCAAAAAGAAGATCAAAAAATCACGGTAAAAATAGAAGGTGATGGTCCAATCGGTCCAATTGTAGCTGATAGCAATGCGCAAGGCCAAATTCGTGGCTTTGTAACTAATCCACATGTTCATTTCAGTGAACTTAACGAAGCTGGAAAACTGGACGTTCGTCGTGGTGTAGGAACATCTGGAATGCTTTCTGTTGTAAAAGATTTAGGTTTTGGGGAAAACTTCACAGGACAAACTCCAATCGTTTCCGGGGAAATTGGCGAAGATTTCACCTATTATCTAGCTACTTCCGAACAAATCAATTCTTCAGTAGGAGTAGGTGTTTTAGTGAATCCAGATGACTCAATCGAAGCAGCTGGTGGTTTCATGCTGCAACTTCTTCCTGGCGCGACTGATGAAATCATTGATGAAATCGAAAAAAATCTAACTACCTTACCAACCGTATCTAGAATGATTGAAGCAGGAGAAACACCAGAAACGATTTTAGTCAAGTTAGCTGGTGGCGAAGAAAAACTACAAATTTTAGAAAAAATCCCGGTAGCTTTTGAATGTAATTGTTCTAAAGAGCGGTTTGGTAGTGCAATAATTTCTCTAGGAAAAGAAGAAATCCGCTCCATGATTGAAGAAGACCACGGAGCAGAAGCAGAATGTCATTTTTGTCGTAACACATATGATTTCTCAGAACAAGAATTAGAAAAACTATACGAAGAAGCAAAATAA
- a CDS encoding FtsB family cell division protein, with the protein MKKAKTKVARIENRYIKDTATMKKTRNRRRIALFRRLAFMAIIFAVVGGLLTITYTQQVLSLKDKKEKQVEVDKKMVAMKDEEQALNDQIKKLHNDEYIAKLARSEYYLSKDGEIIFNIPEENSKQKE; encoded by the coding sequence ATGAAAAAAGCTAAAACAAAAGTAGCGAGAATAGAAAATCGCTACATTAAAGATACTGCAACAATGAAAAAAACTCGTAACCGTCGTCGTATTGCCCTGTTCCGTAGACTTGCTTTTATGGCTATTATCTTTGCCGTTGTTGGGGGATTACTAACTATAACTTACACGCAACAAGTTTTATCACTAAAAGATAAGAAAGAAAAACAAGTAGAAGTAGATAAGAAAATGGTTGCAATGAAAGATGAAGAACAAGCACTAAACGATCAAATCAAGAAGCTTCATAATGACGAATACATAGCCAAACTAGCTAGAAGTGAATATTATTTATCTAAAGATGGAGAAATTATTTTCAACATTCCTGAAGAAAATTCGAAACAAAAAGAGTAA
- a CDS encoding type III pantothenate kinase, translating into MILVIDVGNTNCTVGVYNDQKLLKHWRMTTDRHRTSDELGMTVLNFFSYANITPSDIQGIIISSVVPPIMHAMETMCVRYFNIRPLIVGPGIKTGLNVKVDNPREIGADRIVNAVAASEEYGTPVIVVDFGTATTFCYIDESGVYQGGAIAPGIMISTEALYNRAAKLPRVDIAESSQIIGKSTVSSMQAGVFYGFVGQCEGIINEMKKQSNSSPVVVATGGLARMITEKSSTVDILDPFLPLKGLELLYRRNKPTTEK; encoded by the coding sequence ATGATACTTGTAATTGATGTTGGAAATACTAACTGTACTGTCGGCGTTTATAACGACCAAAAACTTTTAAAACATTGGCGCATGACAACTGACCGTCACCGGACATCTGATGAGCTTGGTATGACAGTTTTAAATTTTTTTTCCTATGCAAATATAACTCCTTCTGATATTCAAGGAATTATTATTTCGTCCGTCGTTCCACCAATCATGCACGCTATGGAAACTATGTGTGTACGTTACTTTAATATTCGGCCACTAATTGTAGGACCAGGAATCAAAACTGGTCTTAACGTTAAAGTCGATAATCCACGAGAAATTGGTGCTGACCGTATTGTAAATGCCGTAGCTGCATCAGAAGAATACGGAACACCAGTAATCGTTGTTGATTTTGGAACAGCAACTACCTTTTGCTATATCGATGAATCGGGCGTATATCAAGGCGGTGCAATTGCGCCAGGTATTATGATCTCTACAGAAGCTTTATATAATAGAGCTGCCAAACTTCCTCGAGTAGATATTGCTGAATCAAGTCAAATCATCGGGAAATCAACAGTTTCTTCCATGCAAGCTGGTGTTTTCTATGGATTTGTTGGGCAATGCGAAGGGATTATTAATGAAATGAAAAAACAATCGAATTCGAGCCCGGTAGTAGTAGCTACAGGGGGGCTTGCAAGAATGATTACAGAAAAATCTTCTACAGTTGATATTCTAGATCCTTTTTTACCATTAAAAGGGTTAGAACTTCTGTATCGAAGAAATAAACCGACAACAGAAAAATAA
- a CDS encoding RNA-binding S4 domain-containing protein, with product MRLDKFLKVSRLIKRRTVAKEVAEKGRIAVNGVTAKPGTNVKSGDELVIRFGPKIVTAKIERLEENAKKEQATEMYTIIKEERTDESR from the coding sequence ATGCGATTAGATAAATTTTTAAAAGTATCTAGATTAATTAAACGTCGTACAGTAGCTAAAGAAGTGGCAGAAAAAGGACGCATCGCTGTTAACGGTGTAACTGCAAAACCAGGAACCAATGTGAAGTCTGGTGACGAGTTAGTTATCCGTTTTGGTCCGAAAATTGTTACAGCAAAAATCGAACGCTTAGAAGAGAATGCAAAAAAAGAACAAGCGACAGAAATGTACACAATTATTAAAGAAGAACGTACTGACGAAAGTAGATAG